From one Lotus japonicus ecotype B-129 chromosome 3, LjGifu_v1.2 genomic stretch:
- the LOC130745281 gene encoding BTB/POZ domain-containing protein At1g04390 isoform X1 — MKSSREKENNRCISWHIHTLHNRLLHALNLGTRHFDEKTDRWKWQCANLEVQKNVLRSMDAFLDSISGDARAVRHTIVKESVGEVLGALLWILQCKSGPLLSMASNVALKLVSVLPNLLLQSHLLDLVSCLSSLLSSHQVEVAVPCATALNLVISNLSATKEKAVMEALKEKEISICIVGNIKDFAGGAKKIGYFEEMASLLSTILLRWPSSRFPVCNDVKLMECLANMHTGTDSSTKLVILKLYTSLALCGSVAKKLMEDGKVFLQMVVRAMGKSNPHDVQIEGFKLARCLFRSQENCLQVVDLCGEALVEAIICGMRETGPISQKNGNNHGSLLMEACQLALITRWAGDHHISFWKQRIDRVLLNLLIENIQDQSSELVLSLDKQISLVKEGLKSNYQLGLRSYVWDILGCLMIHYGESTPGTGSKLHINLLIMCACLTFADTIQNWCRICQKDVDDNLQSEPVSRAVLMMIYSPCDYISSRARFLLSDILKVRGMTCLENIMHTLDYTSSLESYGSFDKLQLVINLIGLTCLSSLTQYQRCIIESKGIKAVVLLLKRCLSIDIHVERPEIAPHLYTTFYERSCCWIGRGDWEGSNVLLFYCLWGLAEFLHQCGLLHDKDPQFTTEVTNIKAQLVTKLHEIYSSTSFSPGVKWYVSYILSHFGFYGFPNEFAKRIGKSFNKEEYADLLLVANGGSVSVHGIILAVRCPSLLPPEVLSSSKSSKEVTQKFVGETMREVRLSSRVDYEALLMLLEYVYLGSLHAGEEMVKKLKILASRCNLQPLFQMLCRERPNWGRPFPSSNLTSSLDSAGSCFSDVILEAKSNKLVGWACNICSHSVPHVHVHKVILQSGCDYLQGLFRSGMKESHLPVIKAPISWEALMKLIHWFYSDELPNPPSGCLWVNMDDEEKLFNLQPYVELCWLAEFWILENIQEACWNVIMSCLDSSVQLAFKVIKMAYELSLWKLVDIAANLMAPSYRQLLNSGELEEFDDALVQIIYSASLRLNQEGKNCFR, encoded by the exons ATGAAATCctcaagagaaaaagaaaacaaccgCTGCATCAGTTGGCACATCCACACCCTCCATAATCGTCTTCTCCACGCCTTAAACCTTGGCACCAG GCATTTTGATGAGAAGACAGATAGATGGAAGTGGCAGTGTGCCAACCTTGAAGTGCAGAAAAATGTTCTGCGATCCATGGACGCGTTTCTTGATTCGATATCAGGAGATGCACGGGCCGTACGCCATACTATTGTTAAG GAATCTGTTGGTGAGGTTTTGGGAGCATTATTATGGATTCTTCAATGCAAAAGTGGCCCTTTGTTAAGCATGGCATCGAATGTGGCGTTGAAGTTAGTTAGTGTTTTACCAAATCTGCTATTGCAATCACATTTGCTGGATCTTGTGTCTTGTCTATCATCCTTGTTGTCTTCACATCAAGTTGAAGTTGCAGTACCCTGTGCAACTGCTTTGAATTTGGTAATCTCAAATTTGAGTGCTACGAAGGAGAAAGCAGTTATGGAAGcattgaaagaaaaagagatttCCATTTGTATTGTTGGAAATATAAAGGATTTTGCTGGAGGTGCGAAGAAAATCGGATACTTTGAAGAGATGGCTTCACTTTTGAGCACAATACTGTTGCGGTGGCCTTCGTCTAGGTTCCCTGTTTGTAATGATGTTAAACTTATGGAATGTTTAGCAAACATGCATACAGGGACAGATAGTTCTACCAAACttgtaattttaaaactataCACGTCATTAG CTTTATGTGGCTCTGTGGCGAAAAAACTTATGGAGGATGGAAAAGTATTTCTACAAATGGTTGTGCGGGCAATGGGAAAATCAAACCCTCATGATGTTCAGATAGAGGGGTTTAAGCTTGCTCGATGTCTATTT AGATCCCAAGAGAATTGTTTGCAAGTGGTGGATTTGTGTGGTGAAGCTCTTGTTGAGGCCATAATTTGTGGGATGAGAGAAACAGGTCCGATTTCCCAGAAAAATGGGAACAACCATGGCTCTTTATTAATGGAAGCATGTCAGTTGGCTCTTATAACACGTTGGGCTGGTGATCATCATATCAGTTTTTGGAAACAAAGAATTGACAGAGTCCTCCTTAATCTTCTGATTGAAAATATTCAAGACCAATCATCAGAACTTGTCTTGTCATTGGATAAACAAATATCCTTGGTGAAGGAGGGATTAAAATCCAACTATCAACTTGGTCTGAGGAGTTATGTGTGGGACATTCTTGGGTGTCTTATGATACATTATGGAGAAAGTACCCCTGGGACTGGGAGTAAGCTCCACATCAACTTACTAATTATGTGTGCATG CTTGACGTTTGCGGATACAATTCAAAATTGGTGCCGAATATGTCAAAAGGATGTTGATGATAATCTTCAAAGCGAACCAGTATCAAGGGCTGTTCTAATGATGATTTATTCTCCATGTGATTACATTTCCTCACGTGCTAGATTCTTGTTATCTGATATACTGAAGGTGAGAGGCATGACATGCTTGGAAAACATAATGCATACTTTAGATTATACATCATCCCTAGAAAGCTATGGTTCGTTTGATAAACTTCAACTTGTTATTAACTTAATTGGGTTAACTTGTCTCTCAAGTTTAACACAGTATCAAAGATGTATCATTGAAAGCAAAGGGATAAAGGCAGTTGTTCTTCTTTTGAAACGATGCTTAAGTATTGACATTCATGTCGAAAGGCCTGAAATTGCTCCTCATTTGTATACAACATTCTATGAAAGGTCTTGTTGTTGGATTGGTAGAGGAGATTGGGAAGGTTCCAatgttcttttattttattgtttgtgGGGCTTAGCTGAATTTCTTCATCAATGTGGCCTTTTACATGATAAAGATCCGCAATTTACTACAGAAGTGACTAACATTAAAGCTCAATTAGTTACCAAACTTCATGAGATCTACAGTAGCACTTCTTTCAGTCCAGGAGTGAAATGGTATGTTTCTTATATTCTAAGTCATTTCGGATTCTATGGTTTCCCAAATGAATTTGCCAAAAGGATTGGGAAATCTTTTAATAAGGAGGAATATGCAGATTTGCTACTTGTAGCAAATGGGGGTTCTGTGAGTGTTCATGGTATTATCCTTGCTGTTCGATGCCCATCACTTCTGCCACCTGAAGTCTTATCTAGTAGTAAAAGTTCTAAAGAAGTAACACAGAAGTTTGTTGGAGAGACCATGAGGGAAGTTCGTTTATCTTCTCGTGTTGATTATGAAGCATTGTTGATGTTGTTGGAATATGTATACTTGGGATCCTTACATGCGGGAGAAGAAATGGTAAAGAAGCTGAAGATTCTTGCTAGTCGCTGTAATCTACAGCCTCTGTTTCAAATGCTTTGCAGAGAACGTCCAAATTGGGGCAGACCTTTCCCCAGCTCTAATCTTACTTCATCTCTTGATTCAGCTGGAAGTTGTTTTTC aGATGTCATATTGGAAGCTAAATCAAATAAACTTGTTGGATGGGCATGCAATATTTGTTCTCACTCGGTACCACATGTGCATGTTCACAAAGTTATCTTGCAGTCTGGCTGTGATTATTTACAGGGTCTGTTCCGATCAGGAATGAAAGAGAG TCATTTACCAGTCATAAAGGCTCCTATTAGCTGGGAAGCTTTGATGAAACTAATACATTGGTTTTATTCTGATGAGCTGCCAAATCCTCCCTCTGGATGTTTGTGGGTTAATATGGATGATGAAGAAAAGCTATTCAATCTGCAACCATATGTGGAGCTCTGTTGGCTTGCTGAGTTCTggattttggaaaatattcaggAAGCCTGCTGGAATGTGATTATGTCTTGTCTTGATTCTTCTGTGCAGTTGGCCTTTAAAGTAATCAAAATGGCATATGAGCTCTCTTTGTGGAAGTTAGTTGACATTGCTGCAAATCTCATGGCTCCTTCATATAGGCAATTGCTAAATTCTGGTGAACTTGAAGAATTTGATGACGCGCTAGTTCAAATAATTTATTCTGCTTCACTTCGACTTAACCAGGAAGGCAAAAATTGCTTTAGGTGA
- the LOC130745281 gene encoding BTB/POZ domain-containing protein At1g04390 isoform X2, with protein sequence MKSSREKENNRCISWHIHTLHNRLLHALNLGTRHFDEKTDRWKWQCANLEVQKNVLRSMDAFLDSISGDARAVRHTIVKESVGEVLGALLWILQCKSGPLLSMASNVALKLVSVLPNLLLQSHLLDLVSCLSSLLSSHQVEVAVPCATALNLVISNLSATKEKAVMEALKEKEISICIVGNIKDFAGGAKKIGYFEEMASLLSTILLRWPSSRFPVCNDVKLMECLANMHTGTDSSTKLVILKLYTSLALCGSVAKKLMEDGKVFLQMVVRAMGKSNPHDVQIEGFKLARCLFRSQENCLQVVDLCGEALVEAIICGMRETGPISQKNGNNHGSLLMEACQLALITRWAGDHHISFWKQRIDRVLLNLLIENIQDQSSELVLSLDKQISLVKEGLKSNYQLGLRSYVWDILGCLMIHYGESTPGTGSKLHINLLIMCACLTFADTIQNWCRICQKDVDDNLQSEPVSRAVLMMIYSPCDYISSRARFLLSDILKVRGMTCLENIMHTLDYTSSLESYGSFDKLQLVINLIGLTCLSSLTQYQRCIIESKGIKAVVLLLKRCLSIDIHVERPEIAPHLYTTFYERSCCWIGRGDWEGSNVLLFYCLWGLAEFLHQCGLLHDKDPQFTTEVTNIKAQLVTKLHEIYSSTSFSPGVKWYVSYILSHFGFYGFPNEFAKRIGKSFNKEEYADLLLVANGGSVSVHGIILAVRCPSLLPPEVLSSSKSSKEVTQKFVGETMREVRLSSRVDYEALLMLLEYVYLGSLHAGEEMVKKLKILASRCNLQPLFQMLCRERPNWGRPFPSSNLTSSLDSAGSCFSYEMSYWKLNQINLLDGHAIFVLTRYHMCMFTKLSCSLAVIIYRVCSDQE encoded by the exons ATGAAATCctcaagagaaaaagaaaacaaccgCTGCATCAGTTGGCACATCCACACCCTCCATAATCGTCTTCTCCACGCCTTAAACCTTGGCACCAG GCATTTTGATGAGAAGACAGATAGATGGAAGTGGCAGTGTGCCAACCTTGAAGTGCAGAAAAATGTTCTGCGATCCATGGACGCGTTTCTTGATTCGATATCAGGAGATGCACGGGCCGTACGCCATACTATTGTTAAG GAATCTGTTGGTGAGGTTTTGGGAGCATTATTATGGATTCTTCAATGCAAAAGTGGCCCTTTGTTAAGCATGGCATCGAATGTGGCGTTGAAGTTAGTTAGTGTTTTACCAAATCTGCTATTGCAATCACATTTGCTGGATCTTGTGTCTTGTCTATCATCCTTGTTGTCTTCACATCAAGTTGAAGTTGCAGTACCCTGTGCAACTGCTTTGAATTTGGTAATCTCAAATTTGAGTGCTACGAAGGAGAAAGCAGTTATGGAAGcattgaaagaaaaagagatttCCATTTGTATTGTTGGAAATATAAAGGATTTTGCTGGAGGTGCGAAGAAAATCGGATACTTTGAAGAGATGGCTTCACTTTTGAGCACAATACTGTTGCGGTGGCCTTCGTCTAGGTTCCCTGTTTGTAATGATGTTAAACTTATGGAATGTTTAGCAAACATGCATACAGGGACAGATAGTTCTACCAAACttgtaattttaaaactataCACGTCATTAG CTTTATGTGGCTCTGTGGCGAAAAAACTTATGGAGGATGGAAAAGTATTTCTACAAATGGTTGTGCGGGCAATGGGAAAATCAAACCCTCATGATGTTCAGATAGAGGGGTTTAAGCTTGCTCGATGTCTATTT AGATCCCAAGAGAATTGTTTGCAAGTGGTGGATTTGTGTGGTGAAGCTCTTGTTGAGGCCATAATTTGTGGGATGAGAGAAACAGGTCCGATTTCCCAGAAAAATGGGAACAACCATGGCTCTTTATTAATGGAAGCATGTCAGTTGGCTCTTATAACACGTTGGGCTGGTGATCATCATATCAGTTTTTGGAAACAAAGAATTGACAGAGTCCTCCTTAATCTTCTGATTGAAAATATTCAAGACCAATCATCAGAACTTGTCTTGTCATTGGATAAACAAATATCCTTGGTGAAGGAGGGATTAAAATCCAACTATCAACTTGGTCTGAGGAGTTATGTGTGGGACATTCTTGGGTGTCTTATGATACATTATGGAGAAAGTACCCCTGGGACTGGGAGTAAGCTCCACATCAACTTACTAATTATGTGTGCATG CTTGACGTTTGCGGATACAATTCAAAATTGGTGCCGAATATGTCAAAAGGATGTTGATGATAATCTTCAAAGCGAACCAGTATCAAGGGCTGTTCTAATGATGATTTATTCTCCATGTGATTACATTTCCTCACGTGCTAGATTCTTGTTATCTGATATACTGAAGGTGAGAGGCATGACATGCTTGGAAAACATAATGCATACTTTAGATTATACATCATCCCTAGAAAGCTATGGTTCGTTTGATAAACTTCAACTTGTTATTAACTTAATTGGGTTAACTTGTCTCTCAAGTTTAACACAGTATCAAAGATGTATCATTGAAAGCAAAGGGATAAAGGCAGTTGTTCTTCTTTTGAAACGATGCTTAAGTATTGACATTCATGTCGAAAGGCCTGAAATTGCTCCTCATTTGTATACAACATTCTATGAAAGGTCTTGTTGTTGGATTGGTAGAGGAGATTGGGAAGGTTCCAatgttcttttattttattgtttgtgGGGCTTAGCTGAATTTCTTCATCAATGTGGCCTTTTACATGATAAAGATCCGCAATTTACTACAGAAGTGACTAACATTAAAGCTCAATTAGTTACCAAACTTCATGAGATCTACAGTAGCACTTCTTTCAGTCCAGGAGTGAAATGGTATGTTTCTTATATTCTAAGTCATTTCGGATTCTATGGTTTCCCAAATGAATTTGCCAAAAGGATTGGGAAATCTTTTAATAAGGAGGAATATGCAGATTTGCTACTTGTAGCAAATGGGGGTTCTGTGAGTGTTCATGGTATTATCCTTGCTGTTCGATGCCCATCACTTCTGCCACCTGAAGTCTTATCTAGTAGTAAAAGTTCTAAAGAAGTAACACAGAAGTTTGTTGGAGAGACCATGAGGGAAGTTCGTTTATCTTCTCGTGTTGATTATGAAGCATTGTTGATGTTGTTGGAATATGTATACTTGGGATCCTTACATGCGGGAGAAGAAATGGTAAAGAAGCTGAAGATTCTTGCTAGTCGCTGTAATCTACAGCCTCTGTTTCAAATGCTTTGCAGAGAACGTCCAAATTGGGGCAGACCTTTCCCCAGCTCTAATCTTACTTCATCTCTTGATTCAGCTGGAAGTTGTTTTTCGTACG aGATGTCATATTGGAAGCTAAATCAAATAAACTTGTTGGATGGGCATGCAATATTTGTTCTCACTCGGTACCACATGTGCATGTTCACAAAGTTATCTTGCAGTCTGGCTGTGATTATTTACAGGGTCTGTTCCGATCAGGAATGA